In Deltaproteobacteria bacterium, the sequence CTATTATCAGCATTCATTTCTTGTGAGAATTTAAGACTTGATGAATAAAGGATTGCGACAGCGGCTGACGCCGAAGGGAGAAAGGGATGTAGTGCGGAGGGATATAGTGGAAACAAAGGCGGAGAGATTAAAATTTACGGAACTGATTGTCTGGCAAAAGGCTCACCAAGTATTTTTAGATATTGCCAATGATGTGGATAGCTTTCCTAAAAAGAAGACGGCTGATATTATAATCAGCCAGCTTATAAGGTCGTGCAGTTCAATAAGCGCAAATATTGCAGAGGGAAATGCCCGCCATAGGGGAAAAGAGTATGAGCATTACTTGATTATTGCGCGGGGTTCGTTGGCAGAAACTGAGAACTGGCTTATCAAATGCAGAGACTTGGGTTATATGGAAGATACAGTATTTGAAAAGCGCATGGCAATACTCACGGAAGTCTTGAAGATGCTGAATAAAATGATCGGTCAACTGAGAAAGGCTTAACATCCACTGTTCTTTGAAAACTACATCCCTTTATCCCTAACAACTTCATCCCTCCAGCCAGCGGCTGCCGACTTGATGAATAAAGGATTTTCCACCTAAAAACTTTCCTAAAAAGAAACTTATTTTTTGCAACTTGCATCTTGCCACTTGCA encodes:
- a CDS encoding four helix bundle protein, which codes for METKAERLKFTELIVWQKAHQVFLDIANDVDSFPKKKTADIIISQLIRSCSSISANIAEGNARHRGKEYEHYLIIARGSLAETENWLIKCRDLGYMEDTVFEKRMAILTEVLKMLNKMIGQLRKA